One Equus quagga isolate Etosha38 chromosome 5, UCLA_HA_Equagga_1.0, whole genome shotgun sequence genomic window carries:
- the SRARP gene encoding steroid receptor-associated and regulated protein: protein MAASEDPKDQRASPNVMGLETDLETSSEGKPARHQKAIPTAHLTFVFDCARGKQLCLAAPSAPPRAPRPNPGPVTPPMKTYILFCGGNQPQQTHEVPLGGGCLAQAEGTLPPSGGTVAPASSPGSPLGCQEAPEAKGSPLKTVPSRSSAWGTVIGSLKALSSCVCGQAD, encoded by the exons ATGGCCGCCTCAGAAGACCCCAAGGACCAGAGAGCCAGCCCTAACGTCATGGGCCTTGAGACAGACCTGGAGACCAGCTCAG agGGGAAGCCAGCCCGCCATCAGAAGGCCATCCCCACTGCTCACCTAACTTTCGTCTTTGATTGTGCACGTGGGAAACAGCTCTGCCTGGCTGCACCCTCAGCACCACCCCGAGCCCCTAGGCCCAACCCAGGACCTGTCACCCCTCCAATGAAGACCTACATCTTGTTCTGCGGGGGAAACCAGCCCCAGCAAACTCATGAGGTCCCCCTGGGTGGGGGGTGCCTTGCCCAGGCGGAGGGTACCTTGCCACCCTCTGGAGGGACTGTGGCCCCAGCTTCCTCCCCGGGCAGCCCACTCGGGTGCCAGGAGGCTCCTGAAGCCAAGGGGAGCCCCTTGAAGACTGTGCCCTCGAGGTCTTCAGCTTGGGGAACAGTCATAGGCTCGCTCAAAGCCCTCTCCTCCTGCGTCTGTGGACAGGCAGATTAA
- the HSPB7 gene encoding heat shock protein beta-7 gives MSHRTSSTFRAERSFHSSSASSASHALPAQDPPMEKALSMFSEDFGSFMRPRSEPLAFPARSGGPGNIKTLGDAYEFAVDVSDFSPEDIIVTTSNNHIEVRAEKLAADGTVMNTFAHKCQLPEDVDPTSVTSALREDGSLTIRARRHPHTEHVQQIFRTEIKI, from the exons ATGAGCCACAGGACCTCCTCCACCTTCAGAGCGGAGAGAAGCTTCCATTCCTCCTCGGCCTCCTCAGCCTCCCACGCCCTCCCGGCCCAGGACCCCCCGATGGAGAAGGCCCTGAGCATGTTCTCCGAGGATTTCGGCAGCTTCATGCGGCCCCGCTCGGAGCCCCTGGCCTTCCCAG CCCGTTCCGGGGGACCGGGCAACATCAAGACCCTCGGAGACGCCTATGAGTTTGCAGTGGACGTGAGCGACTTCTCACCTGAAGACATCATCGTCACCACCTCCAACAACCACATCGAGGTGCGGGCTGAGAAG CTGGCAGCGGATGGCACCGTCATGAACACCTTCGCTCACAAGTGCCAGCTGCCAGAGGACGTGGACCCCACATCCGTGACCTCGGCTCTGAGGGAGGACGGCAGCCTCACCATCCGGGCGCGACGCCACCCACACACAGAGCACGTCCAGCAGATCTTCCGGACGGAGATAAAAATCTGA